From the Primulina tabacum isolate GXHZ01 chromosome 3, ASM2559414v2, whole genome shotgun sequence genome, one window contains:
- the LOC142540582 gene encoding uncharacterized protein At4g28440-like, translating into MAPPKATKQQGGAAPSAQKPQLRQPVFVKIDSLKPETSGHTIVVKVISSNTVVNRASRNSALPGGRDQSLKIAECLVGDETGSILYTARDNQVELMQPGNTVILRNAKVDMFKGSMRLAVDKWGLIEVTEPAKFVVKEDNNLSLVEYELVNAVEESGK; encoded by the exons ATGGCCCCTCCGAAAGCAACGAAGCAACAAGGTGGTGCCGCGCCCTCCGCACAGAAACCTCAGCTGCGACAGCCTGTGTTTGTCAAAATCGATTCTCTGAAACCGGAGACATCTGGGCACACCATAGTTGTTAAAGTGATAAGCTCAAATACCGTTGTCAATAGGGCGTCACGCAATTCGGCTCTCCCTGGAGGCCGAGACCAGAGTCTCAAAATCGCGGAATGCCTCGTCGGCGATGAAACCGGCTCTATACTCTACACTGCTCGTGACAATCAAG TCGAGTTGATGCAGCCAGGTAATACTGTGATACTACGGAATGCAAAGGTTGATATGTTCAAGGGGTCCATGAGGCTAGCTGTTGATAAATGGGGTCTTATTGAAGTCACGGAGCCTGCAAAATTTGTGGTCAAAGAGGACAACAATCTTTCCTTGGTTGAGTACGAATTGGTTAATGCTGTCGAAGAATCTGGAAAGTGA
- the LOC142540581 gene encoding uncharacterized protein LOC142540581, which yields MLIPAEEAFLKSSTPGPRFLEGSNRLLSGMQMLISAFEEVAAIATRQAPQVRASREIHDRLQGEIARLKGLHEEEKAALHASLDVARDDLQESLVREKSLQEHVSFLEGKNKSLAEGMTEQTSRADAAEEALAEAERKREQLQASFLTSPEFKAAVEDRAYPLFKTGFNKCRKQFEEAGLLPKDKSNFPDFRLAIASLPKAGEEEKEDSEDEKDQPGSTHPDIE from the exons ATGTTGATCCCTGCCGAGGAGGCTTTTCTGAAGAGCTCCACCCCGGGTCCTCGGTTCCTCGAGGGCTCAAACAGGCTTCTATCA GGCATGCAAATGCTGATATCAGCCTTCGAGGAGGTAGCTGCCATAGCTACTCGGCAGGCTCCCCAAGTCCGGGCTTCCAGAGAGATCCACGATCGCCTCCAGGGAGAGATTGCCCGGCTGAAAGGGCTCCATGAAGAAGAAAAGGCTGCCCTTCACGCCTCCCTGGATGTAGCCCGGGATGATTTACAAGAAAGTCTTGTCCGGGAGAAATCCCTTCAAGAACACGTCTCGTTTCTTGAAGGCAAGAATAAATCCCTGGCAGAGGGTATGACTGAGCAGACGTCCCGGGCGGATGCCGCGGAGGAGGCTCTGGCTGAGGCTGAGCGAAAGAGGGAGCAACTTCAGGCCTCCTTCCTCACCTCCCCAGAATTCAAGGCAGCAGTTGAGGATCGGGCTTATCCTCTTTTCAAGACTGGTTTCAACAAATGTCGCAAACAATTTGAAGAGGCCGGGCTCTTGCCTAAGGATAAGTCTAACTTCCCAGACTTTAGGCTAGCCATTGCATCACTTCCAAAGGCCGGGGAGGAGGAGAAAGAAGACTCCGAGGACGAAAAAGATCAGCCAGGGTCCACGCACCCGGACATAGAATAG
- the LOC142540584 gene encoding protein FRIGIDA-ESSENTIAL 1-like isoform X1: MPLSSAAVSPSLTQASPAGGDEGQDEIEYESEYEEIEEEIEVEEEVEVEEEVEEQVVEGNEEDGDESEIGEDLTPVREENNLDDTDQDMELVQDEEHLNFDPLKMRMSMENPQVDIATNQEFCGGFLSSKRREGGQKEELCTKEKLTSRDTDAKASLDGKLEANDIDNETFCNEGNATLTITDDCSQKDIGVGSAVAKPFQTPVKAVKVMKEMPPRMSAPPVTPRDSSYGDEFDVGNKRPRIVCEFHAKGWCIRGKSCKFLHINEGLDAAGQKSEFLDFKTSSSVHMLPPQSRDNSVNCQIEKPVVHKHDMLDGALEQAGNIPFGQNSFSDDFSRYNSPPVKCHSVDINRALHGNFSGVLCDTYNKSRFFPSGTEKTVNKKNELVPDSHRLNLPIYSRPPVPFGSSSWTTNILGTWNTLENNQEYRASMSSSFRKSPSPLSGSNSGSNNLTNTQTTKYKTKIFPDGWEPSVPFRPSHVITQNLFLKESPYDPILDGVVQTGAKDGPFEFSYSDPGLSVNNAHFQSNKLQKEKLLDVNRVEDNGKAIGLSSSCDNVLKLDEPRHQKELQMDGCGQKYENGIDIKRDENVLNESKALKYFHAALVEYVKELVKPTWREGLMSKDAHKIIVKKAVEKVLSTVQPDQIPNTAESINSYLSISQVKLSKLVEGYIEKYGKF; the protein is encoded by the exons ATGCCCTTATCTTCTGCCGCAGTGTCGCCGTCCCTGACTCAGGCCTCGCCTGCCGGAGGCGATGAAGGACAAGATGAGATCGAATACGAGTCCGAGTACGAGGAAATAGAAGAAGAAATCGAAGTAGAAGAGGAGGTCGAAGTTGAAGAAGAGGTGGAGGAACAAGTCGTGGAAGGAAACGAAGAAGACGGGGATGAGTCTGAAATTGGCGAAGACTTAACCCCCGTGAGGGAAGAAAATAACCTAGACG ATACTGATCAAGATATGGAGCTTGTGCAAGATGAAGAACACTTAAACTTTGATCCTTTGAAAATGAGAATGTCCATGGAAAATCCACAAGTTGATATCGCTACAAACCAGGAATTTTGTGGTGGTTTCTTATCTTCGAAGCGAAGAGAAGGGGGACAAAAGGAAGAATTGTGTACCAAGG AAAAATTGACCTCTAGAGACACTGATGCCAAGGCTTCTTTAGATGGAAAGTTGGAAGCGAATGACATAGACAACGAAACATTTTGTAATGAGGGCAATGCTACATTAACAATCACAGATGATTGTAGCCAGAAGGATATTGGTGTTGGTTCTGCTGTAGCAAAGCCTTTTCAGACTCCTGTAAAAGCTGTGAAGGTCATGAAAGAAATGCCACCAAG GATGAGTGCTCCACCGGTAACTCCAAGAGATTCATCTTATGGTGATGAATTTGATGTTGGGAATAAAAGACCAAGAATTGTGTGTGAATTTCATGCCAAAGGGTGGTGCATTAGAGGAAAATCCTGTAAGTTCCTTCACATAAACGAAGGCTTAGATGCTGCAGGGCAGAAAAGTGAGTTTTTGGACTTTAAaa CTTCTTCCAGTGTGCATATGCTACCACCACAAAGTAGAGATAACTCCGTCAACTGTCAGATTGAGAAACCTGTTGTCCATAAACATGATATGTTGGATGGTGCTCTTGAACAGGCTGGTAATATACCTTTTGGACAAAACTCATTCTCGGATGATTTCAGCCGCTATAATTCCCCTCCGGTCAAATGTCATTCAGTTGATATAAATAGGGCACTCCATGGAAATTTCTCTGGTGTATTATGTGACACTTATAACAAGTCAAGATTTTTTCCTTCTGGAACCGAGAAAACTGTCAACAAGAAAAATGAACTCGTGCCTGATTCTCATAGGTTAAACTTACCAATTTATTCCAGACCTCCGGTGCCTTTTGGTTCATCCTCTTGGACCACTAATATCCTTGGGACTTGGAATACTCTAGAGAACAATCAAGAATATCGTGCTTCCATGTCCTCTTCCTTTAGGAAAAGCCCCTCTCCATTATCTGGTTCTAATTCAGGAAGCAATAACCTCACAAATACACAAACAACTAAGTataaaaccaaaattttccctGATGGTTGGGAACCATCTGTTCCATTTCGCCCGTCACATGTTATTACCCAGAATTTATTTCTGAAAGAAAGTCCTTATGATCCCATTCTTGACGGTGTCGTGCAAACAGGTGCCAAAGATGGgccatttgaattttcttattCTGACCCAGGATTATCTGTTAATAATGCACattttcaatcaaataaatTGCAAAAAGAGAAGCTTTTGGATGTTAATCGCGTTGAAGATAATGGGAAAGCAATCGGATTGAGCTCTAGTTGTGATAATGTACTGAAACTGGATGAACCAAGACACCAGAAGGAACTGCAAATGGATGGATGTGGCCAAAAATATGAGAATGGTATTGATATCAAGAGAGATGAGAACGTGCTGAATGAATCAAAAGCTCTGAAATATTTCCATGCCGCGCTTGTGGAATATGTGAAAGAACTGGTGAAGCCAACATGGCGAGAGGGGCTTATGAGCAAGGATGCTCATAAAATTATAGTCAAGAAGGCAGTTGAAAAGGTTCTGAGCACAGTACAACCCGACCAAATTCCTAACACAGCTGAATCAATTAATTCGTATCTTTCTATATCTCAGGTCAAACTTTCAAAGCTTGTCGAG GGATATATTGAAAAATATGGGAAATTTTGA
- the LOC142540584 gene encoding protein FRIGIDA-ESSENTIAL 1-like isoform X2, translating to MPLSSAAVSPSLTQASPAGGDEGQDEIEYESEYEEIEEEIEVEEEVEVEEEVEEQVVEGNEEDGDESEIGEDLTPVREENNLDDTDQDMELVQDEEHLNFDPLKMRMSMENPQVDIATNQEFCGGFLSSKRREGGQKEELCTKEKLTSRDTDAKASLDGKLEANDIDNETFCNEGNATLTITDDCSQKDIGVGSAVAKPFQTPVKAVKVMKEMPPRMSAPPVTPRDSSYGDEFDVGNKRPRIVCEFHAKGWCIRGKSCKFLHINEGLDAAGQKTSSSVHMLPPQSRDNSVNCQIEKPVVHKHDMLDGALEQAGNIPFGQNSFSDDFSRYNSPPVKCHSVDINRALHGNFSGVLCDTYNKSRFFPSGTEKTVNKKNELVPDSHRLNLPIYSRPPVPFGSSSWTTNILGTWNTLENNQEYRASMSSSFRKSPSPLSGSNSGSNNLTNTQTTKYKTKIFPDGWEPSVPFRPSHVITQNLFLKESPYDPILDGVVQTGAKDGPFEFSYSDPGLSVNNAHFQSNKLQKEKLLDVNRVEDNGKAIGLSSSCDNVLKLDEPRHQKELQMDGCGQKYENGIDIKRDENVLNESKALKYFHAALVEYVKELVKPTWREGLMSKDAHKIIVKKAVEKVLSTVQPDQIPNTAESINSYLSISQVKLSKLVEGYIEKYGKF from the exons ATGCCCTTATCTTCTGCCGCAGTGTCGCCGTCCCTGACTCAGGCCTCGCCTGCCGGAGGCGATGAAGGACAAGATGAGATCGAATACGAGTCCGAGTACGAGGAAATAGAAGAAGAAATCGAAGTAGAAGAGGAGGTCGAAGTTGAAGAAGAGGTGGAGGAACAAGTCGTGGAAGGAAACGAAGAAGACGGGGATGAGTCTGAAATTGGCGAAGACTTAACCCCCGTGAGGGAAGAAAATAACCTAGACG ATACTGATCAAGATATGGAGCTTGTGCAAGATGAAGAACACTTAAACTTTGATCCTTTGAAAATGAGAATGTCCATGGAAAATCCACAAGTTGATATCGCTACAAACCAGGAATTTTGTGGTGGTTTCTTATCTTCGAAGCGAAGAGAAGGGGGACAAAAGGAAGAATTGTGTACCAAGG AAAAATTGACCTCTAGAGACACTGATGCCAAGGCTTCTTTAGATGGAAAGTTGGAAGCGAATGACATAGACAACGAAACATTTTGTAATGAGGGCAATGCTACATTAACAATCACAGATGATTGTAGCCAGAAGGATATTGGTGTTGGTTCTGCTGTAGCAAAGCCTTTTCAGACTCCTGTAAAAGCTGTGAAGGTCATGAAAGAAATGCCACCAAG GATGAGTGCTCCACCGGTAACTCCAAGAGATTCATCTTATGGTGATGAATTTGATGTTGGGAATAAAAGACCAAGAATTGTGTGTGAATTTCATGCCAAAGGGTGGTGCATTAGAGGAAAATCCTGTAAGTTCCTTCACATAAACGAAGGCTTAGATGCTGCAGGGCAGAAAA CTTCTTCCAGTGTGCATATGCTACCACCACAAAGTAGAGATAACTCCGTCAACTGTCAGATTGAGAAACCTGTTGTCCATAAACATGATATGTTGGATGGTGCTCTTGAACAGGCTGGTAATATACCTTTTGGACAAAACTCATTCTCGGATGATTTCAGCCGCTATAATTCCCCTCCGGTCAAATGTCATTCAGTTGATATAAATAGGGCACTCCATGGAAATTTCTCTGGTGTATTATGTGACACTTATAACAAGTCAAGATTTTTTCCTTCTGGAACCGAGAAAACTGTCAACAAGAAAAATGAACTCGTGCCTGATTCTCATAGGTTAAACTTACCAATTTATTCCAGACCTCCGGTGCCTTTTGGTTCATCCTCTTGGACCACTAATATCCTTGGGACTTGGAATACTCTAGAGAACAATCAAGAATATCGTGCTTCCATGTCCTCTTCCTTTAGGAAAAGCCCCTCTCCATTATCTGGTTCTAATTCAGGAAGCAATAACCTCACAAATACACAAACAACTAAGTataaaaccaaaattttccctGATGGTTGGGAACCATCTGTTCCATTTCGCCCGTCACATGTTATTACCCAGAATTTATTTCTGAAAGAAAGTCCTTATGATCCCATTCTTGACGGTGTCGTGCAAACAGGTGCCAAAGATGGgccatttgaattttcttattCTGACCCAGGATTATCTGTTAATAATGCACattttcaatcaaataaatTGCAAAAAGAGAAGCTTTTGGATGTTAATCGCGTTGAAGATAATGGGAAAGCAATCGGATTGAGCTCTAGTTGTGATAATGTACTGAAACTGGATGAACCAAGACACCAGAAGGAACTGCAAATGGATGGATGTGGCCAAAAATATGAGAATGGTATTGATATCAAGAGAGATGAGAACGTGCTGAATGAATCAAAAGCTCTGAAATATTTCCATGCCGCGCTTGTGGAATATGTGAAAGAACTGGTGAAGCCAACATGGCGAGAGGGGCTTATGAGCAAGGATGCTCATAAAATTATAGTCAAGAAGGCAGTTGAAAAGGTTCTGAGCACAGTACAACCCGACCAAATTCCTAACACAGCTGAATCAATTAATTCGTATCTTTCTATATCTCAGGTCAAACTTTCAAAGCTTGTCGAG GGATATATTGAAAAATATGGGAAATTTTGA
- the LOC142540585 gene encoding auxin-repressed 12.5 kDa protein-like has product MVLLDHLWDDVVAGPQPERGLKHLKKVFTTKPLNTKDGGGEGSSKYARSMSMPASPVTPVTPGTPTAPSPTAARRDNVWRSVFHPGSNLATKTVGADYFDRPQPNSPTVYDWLYSGDSKNKYR; this is encoded by the exons ATGGTGTTACTAGATCACCTCTGGGACGACGTCGTAGCCGGGCCTCAGCCCGAACGTGGCCTCAAACATCTCAAGAAAGTCTTCACCACTAAGCCCTTGAACACCAAAG ATGGTGGAGGAGAAGGCAGCAGCAAGTATGCAAGATCTATGTCGATGCCAGCCAGCCCTGTAACGCCGGTGACACCAGGAACGCCGACTGCTCCGTCTCCGACGGCGGCGCGAAGGGATAACGTGTGGAGGAGTGTCTTCCACCCCGGGAGCAATCTTGCCACCAAGACTGTCGGGGCTGATTACTTTGACAGGCCGCAGCCCAACTCCCCGACTGTCTATGACTG GCTTTACAGTGGTGACTCAAAGAACAAATATCGTTAA
- the LOC142540587 gene encoding uncharacterized protein LOC142540587 isoform X3 encodes MEDWDAQKMLDKYVHDYMIRNNMHDAANIFAEEANICLRPVAINSEEGFLAEWWSLFWDVYSDILSKHPSTTEGYASKNAGNCSQKILLEMERPDMNDMSQNISAAMGMLGLPNQPQTVHLTALPSPDMENLHQSTPPMTMPRPDMVNFPQSALPITTQRPELNPYCLGSPFLDFDIQKGDFLTNLVAASIHEQEHLMFPERGLDFNSQLLNVDQLARMLPSSSKCSYPLEMVPQKPFGNCGFVTNFTGYVAAQPIHHGESNLIQPKAEPSDSEFVGQCVTKGHCCCLELDSSTSSNSASSDPSPEFKNLF; translated from the exons ATGGAGGACTGGGATGCTCAGAAGAT GCTTGACAAATACGTTCATGATTACATGATCAGGAATAACATGCATGATGCTGCTAATATCTTTGCCGAAGAGGCAAATATCTGTCTCAGGCCTGTTG CTATCAATTCAGAGGAAGGATTTCTGGCGGAATGGTGGTCCTTATTTTGGGATGTATACTCTGATATACTTTCAAAGCATCCTTCGACAACAGAAGGCTATGCATCCAAG AATGCAGGAAATTGCTCGCAAAAAATTCTTCTGGAAATGGAAAGGCCAGATATGAATGATATGTCTCAGAATATCAGTGCGGCAATGGGAATGCTAGGACTTCCTAATCAGCCACAAACCGTCCATTTAACAGCATTGCCAAGTCCAGATATGGAGAATCTTCACCAAAGTACTCCTCCAATGACAATGCCAAGGCCAGATATGGTGAATTTTCCGCAAAGTGCTCTTCCAATAACAACGCAGAGGCCAGAATTGAACCCATACTGTTTAGGATCACCTTTTTTGGACTTTGACATACAGAAAGGGGACTTTTTAACGAACTTGGTAGCTGCAAGTATACATGAGCAAGAGCACCTTATGTTTCCTGAAAGGGGCCTGGATTTTAATTCACAGCTTCTCAATGTTGATCAATTAGCTCGAATGCTTCCATCTTCTAGCAAGTGCAG CTATCCGCTGGAGATGGTTCCTCAGAAGCCTTTTGGA AATTGTGGATTTGTCACAAATTTTACCGGATATGTCGCTGCACAGCCAATACATCACGGAGAATCAAATCTTATACAACCTAAAGCTGAACCTTCTGATTCCG AATTTGTCGGTCAATGCGTGACAAAAGGCCATTGCTGCTGCCTGGAACTGGACTCTTCAACAAGTTCTAACTCTGCAAGTTCTGATCCATCTCCTGAATTCAAAAACCTATTCTGA
- the LOC142540587 gene encoding uncharacterized protein LOC142540587 isoform X2 → MEDWDAQKMLDKYVHDYMIRNNMHDAANIFAEEANICLRPVAINSEEGFLAEWWSLFWDVYSDILSKHPSTTEGYASKATQNAGNCSQKILLEMERPDMNDMSQNISAAMGMLGLPNQPQTVHLTALPSPDMENLHQSTPPMTMPRPDMVNFPQSALPITTQRPELNPYCLGSPFLDFDIQKGDFLTNLVAASIHEQEHLMFPERGLDFNSQLLNVDQLARMLPSSSKCSYPLEMVPQKPFGNCGFVTNFTGYVAAQPIHHGESNLIQPKAEPSDSEFVGQCVTKGHCCCLELDSSTSSNSASSDPSPEFKNLF, encoded by the exons ATGGAGGACTGGGATGCTCAGAAGAT GCTTGACAAATACGTTCATGATTACATGATCAGGAATAACATGCATGATGCTGCTAATATCTTTGCCGAAGAGGCAAATATCTGTCTCAGGCCTGTTG CTATCAATTCAGAGGAAGGATTTCTGGCGGAATGGTGGTCCTTATTTTGGGATGTATACTCTGATATACTTTCAAAGCATCCTTCGACAACAGAAGGCTATGCATCCAAG GCTACTCAGAATGCAGGAAATTGCTCGCAAAAAATTCTTCTGGAAATGGAAAGGCCAGATATGAATGATATGTCTCAGAATATCAGTGCGGCAATGGGAATGCTAGGACTTCCTAATCAGCCACAAACCGTCCATTTAACAGCATTGCCAAGTCCAGATATGGAGAATCTTCACCAAAGTACTCCTCCAATGACAATGCCAAGGCCAGATATGGTGAATTTTCCGCAAAGTGCTCTTCCAATAACAACGCAGAGGCCAGAATTGAACCCATACTGTTTAGGATCACCTTTTTTGGACTTTGACATACAGAAAGGGGACTTTTTAACGAACTTGGTAGCTGCAAGTATACATGAGCAAGAGCACCTTATGTTTCCTGAAAGGGGCCTGGATTTTAATTCACAGCTTCTCAATGTTGATCAATTAGCTCGAATGCTTCCATCTTCTAGCAAGTGCAG CTATCCGCTGGAGATGGTTCCTCAGAAGCCTTTTGGA AATTGTGGATTTGTCACAAATTTTACCGGATATGTCGCTGCACAGCCAATACATCACGGAGAATCAAATCTTATACAACCTAAAGCTGAACCTTCTGATTCCG AATTTGTCGGTCAATGCGTGACAAAAGGCCATTGCTGCTGCCTGGAACTGGACTCTTCAACAAGTTCTAACTCTGCAAGTTCTGATCCATCTCCTGAATTCAAAAACCTATTCTGA
- the LOC142540587 gene encoding uncharacterized protein LOC142540587 isoform X4, whose amino-acid sequence MEDWDAQKMLDKYVHDYMIRNNMHDAANIFAEEANICLRPVAINSEEGFLAEWWSLFWDVYSDILSKHPSTTEGYASKDSIPVNYQATQNAGNCSQKILLEMERPDMNDMSQNISAAMGMLGLPNQPQTVHLTALPSPDMENLHQSTPPMTMPRPDMKGDFLTNLVAASIHEQEHLMFPERGLDFNSQLLNVDQLARMLPSSSKCSYPLEMVPQKPFGNCGFVTNFTGYVAAQPIHHGESNLIQPKAEPSDSEFVGQCVTKGHCCCLELDSSTSSNSASSDPSPEFKNLF is encoded by the exons ATGGAGGACTGGGATGCTCAGAAGAT GCTTGACAAATACGTTCATGATTACATGATCAGGAATAACATGCATGATGCTGCTAATATCTTTGCCGAAGAGGCAAATATCTGTCTCAGGCCTGTTG CTATCAATTCAGAGGAAGGATTTCTGGCGGAATGGTGGTCCTTATTTTGGGATGTATACTCTGATATACTTTCAAAGCATCCTTCGACAACAGAAGGCTATGCATCCAAG GACTCCATTCCAGTTAATTACCAGGCTACTCAGAATGCAGGAAATTGCTCGCAAAAAATTCTTCTGGAAATGGAAAGGCCAGATATGAATGATATGTCTCAGAATATCAGTGCGGCAATGGGAATGCTAGGACTTCCTAATCAGCCACAAACCGTCCATTTAACAGCATTGCCAAGTCCAGATATGGAGAATCTTCACCAAAGTACTCCTCCAATGACAATGCCAAGGCCAGATATG AAAGGGGACTTTTTAACGAACTTGGTAGCTGCAAGTATACATGAGCAAGAGCACCTTATGTTTCCTGAAAGGGGCCTGGATTTTAATTCACAGCTTCTCAATGTTGATCAATTAGCTCGAATGCTTCCATCTTCTAGCAAGTGCAG CTATCCGCTGGAGATGGTTCCTCAGAAGCCTTTTGGA AATTGTGGATTTGTCACAAATTTTACCGGATATGTCGCTGCACAGCCAATACATCACGGAGAATCAAATCTTATACAACCTAAAGCTGAACCTTCTGATTCCG AATTTGTCGGTCAATGCGTGACAAAAGGCCATTGCTGCTGCCTGGAACTGGACTCTTCAACAAGTTCTAACTCTGCAAGTTCTGATCCATCTCCTGAATTCAAAAACCTATTCTGA
- the LOC142540587 gene encoding uncharacterized protein LOC142540587 isoform X1, with protein sequence MEDWDAQKMLDKYVHDYMIRNNMHDAANIFAEEANICLRPVAINSEEGFLAEWWSLFWDVYSDILSKHPSTTEGYASKDSIPVNYQATQNAGNCSQKILLEMERPDMNDMSQNISAAMGMLGLPNQPQTVHLTALPSPDMENLHQSTPPMTMPRPDMVNFPQSALPITTQRPELNPYCLGSPFLDFDIQKGDFLTNLVAASIHEQEHLMFPERGLDFNSQLLNVDQLARMLPSSSKCSYPLEMVPQKPFGNCGFVTNFTGYVAAQPIHHGESNLIQPKAEPSDSEFVGQCVTKGHCCCLELDSSTSSNSASSDPSPEFKNLF encoded by the exons ATGGAGGACTGGGATGCTCAGAAGAT GCTTGACAAATACGTTCATGATTACATGATCAGGAATAACATGCATGATGCTGCTAATATCTTTGCCGAAGAGGCAAATATCTGTCTCAGGCCTGTTG CTATCAATTCAGAGGAAGGATTTCTGGCGGAATGGTGGTCCTTATTTTGGGATGTATACTCTGATATACTTTCAAAGCATCCTTCGACAACAGAAGGCTATGCATCCAAG GACTCCATTCCAGTTAATTACCAGGCTACTCAGAATGCAGGAAATTGCTCGCAAAAAATTCTTCTGGAAATGGAAAGGCCAGATATGAATGATATGTCTCAGAATATCAGTGCGGCAATGGGAATGCTAGGACTTCCTAATCAGCCACAAACCGTCCATTTAACAGCATTGCCAAGTCCAGATATGGAGAATCTTCACCAAAGTACTCCTCCAATGACAATGCCAAGGCCAGATATGGTGAATTTTCCGCAAAGTGCTCTTCCAATAACAACGCAGAGGCCAGAATTGAACCCATACTGTTTAGGATCACCTTTTTTGGACTTTGACATACAGAAAGGGGACTTTTTAACGAACTTGGTAGCTGCAAGTATACATGAGCAAGAGCACCTTATGTTTCCTGAAAGGGGCCTGGATTTTAATTCACAGCTTCTCAATGTTGATCAATTAGCTCGAATGCTTCCATCTTCTAGCAAGTGCAG CTATCCGCTGGAGATGGTTCCTCAGAAGCCTTTTGGA AATTGTGGATTTGTCACAAATTTTACCGGATATGTCGCTGCACAGCCAATACATCACGGAGAATCAAATCTTATACAACCTAAAGCTGAACCTTCTGATTCCG AATTTGTCGGTCAATGCGTGACAAAAGGCCATTGCTGCTGCCTGGAACTGGACTCTTCAACAAGTTCTAACTCTGCAAGTTCTGATCCATCTCCTGAATTCAAAAACCTATTCTGA